The Streptomyces achromogenes genome window below encodes:
- a CDS encoding dienelactone hydrolase family protein translates to MNIMLFHSTYGPRPAVRAAADRLRAAGHEVRTPDLFGGRTFDTVEEGMAYNEEIGKDELLKRAVLAAAPYSERGLVYAGFSLGASIAQTLALGDDKARGLLLLHGTSDLAPNVSVDDLPVQLHVAEPDPFETDDWLSAWYLQMGRAGADVEVYRYAGAGHLYTDPGLPDYDEEAAEATWRVALGFLETL, encoded by the coding sequence ATGAACATCATGCTCTTTCACTCGACCTACGGTCCGCGGCCGGCGGTGCGCGCCGCGGCGGACCGGCTGCGTGCCGCCGGGCACGAGGTCCGGACGCCCGACCTCTTCGGGGGGCGCACGTTCGACACGGTCGAGGAGGGCATGGCGTACAACGAGGAGATCGGCAAGGACGAGCTGCTGAAGAGAGCCGTGCTGGCCGCCGCGCCCTACTCGGAGCGCGGGCTGGTGTACGCCGGGTTCTCGCTGGGCGCGTCGATCGCCCAGACCCTCGCCCTAGGCGACGACAAGGCGCGCGGCCTGCTCCTCCTGCACGGCACCTCGGACCTGGCGCCGAACGTCTCGGTGGACGACCTGCCGGTGCAGCTGCACGTCGCGGAGCCGGACCCGTTCGAGACCGACGACTGGCTGAGCGCCTGGTACCTCCAGATGGGCCGGGCCGGCGCCGACGTGGAGGTCTACCGGTACGCGGGCGCCGGGCACCTGTACACCGACCCCGGACTGCCCGACTACGACGAGGAGGCGGCCGAGGCCACCTGGCGGGTGGCGCTCGGGTTCCTCGAGACGCTGTAG
- a CDS encoding mechanosensitive ion channel family protein: protein MENLLRPVIVVGGSVMLTVLIGWATDRLLSKADRRHPETPMWGLLRRGRIPYQLVLCAAMLRGSYDEAQLLDDHKVAIGRSLTLVLIGSAAWLVIRIAGAVVETSYSRYARMHRDAARVRRVRTQVSLIMRVVSAVVGVVAAASMLLTFPAMRAAGASLLASAGILGIVAGVAAQSTLSNMFAGLQIAFGDMVRIGDTVVVDGEWGTVEEITLTFLTVRTWDERRITMPVSYFTSKPFENWSRGTPQMTGIVYWHVDHAAPVEAMREKLRDILRECPAWDGRACGLDVTDTTPNTIQVRALVTAKDADDIWTVRVAVREQMIRWLSKEHPYALPRVNTADAALLPGRLPSQSTSPDGAPRRVHETPRTGH, encoded by the coding sequence ATGGAGAACCTGCTCCGCCCCGTGATCGTGGTGGGCGGCTCGGTGATGCTGACCGTCCTCATCGGCTGGGCCACCGACCGCCTGCTGTCCAAAGCCGACCGACGGCACCCGGAGACCCCGATGTGGGGTCTGCTGCGCCGCGGCCGCATCCCCTATCAGCTGGTGCTGTGCGCGGCGATGCTCAGAGGGTCGTACGACGAGGCGCAACTGCTCGACGACCACAAGGTGGCCATCGGCCGGTCCCTCACCCTGGTGCTGATCGGTTCGGCGGCCTGGCTGGTGATCCGCATCGCGGGGGCGGTCGTCGAGACGTCGTACTCGCGTTATGCGCGCATGCACCGCGACGCGGCCCGGGTCCGGCGGGTGCGGACCCAGGTGTCGCTCATCATGCGCGTGGTCTCGGCGGTCGTCGGCGTGGTCGCCGCGGCCTCGATGCTGCTGACGTTCCCCGCCATGCGCGCGGCGGGCGCCTCACTGCTGGCCTCGGCCGGGATCCTCGGCATCGTCGCCGGTGTCGCCGCCCAGTCGACGCTGAGCAACATGTTCGCCGGCCTGCAGATCGCCTTCGGCGACATGGTGCGCATCGGCGACACCGTCGTGGTGGACGGCGAATGGGGCACGGTCGAGGAGATCACCCTGACCTTCCTGACCGTGCGGACCTGGGACGAGCGCCGGATCACGATGCCCGTGTCCTACTTCACCTCGAAGCCCTTCGAGAACTGGTCGCGCGGCACCCCGCAGATGACGGGCATCGTCTACTGGCACGTCGACCACGCGGCGCCGGTGGAGGCGATGCGCGAGAAGCTGCGCGACATCCTGCGCGAGTGCCCCGCCTGGGACGGCCGTGCCTGCGGTCTCGACGTCACCGACACCACGCCCAACACCATTCAGGTGAGGGCCCTGGTGACGGCCAAGGACGCCGACGACATCTGGACGGTGCGCGTCGCGGTCCGCGAGCAGATGATCCGCTGGCTGTCGAAGGAGCACCCGTACGCGCTCCCCCGGGTCAACACGGCGGACGCGGCGCTGCTGCCGGGGCGTCTCCCGAGCCAGTCCACCTCACCCGACGGAGCGCCCCGCCGCGTCCACGAAACGCCGCGAACGGGCCACTGA
- a CDS encoding SDR family NAD(P)-dependent oxidoreductase yields the protein MARNVVISGGGTGIGLAAAQLFAADGDRVLLLGRRPQVLDRAGVPGALTHAADLSDPDHVRAVARFVGAEFGTVDVLVHSAGGAGHLEPPGDSDDPLDRVAYHWTVNFRNNTLSAALLTEALKDRLAAPGGRVLFVSSIAAFRGSGSGAYGGAKAALHPYARDLARELGPRGVTANVVAPGYVEDTEFFGEAIEPARRERLVGETFTGRAGTPGDIAATLHWLASPGAGHVTSQVVQVNGGAERGN from the coding sequence ATGGCACGCAACGTAGTGATCAGTGGAGGCGGAACAGGAATCGGACTCGCGGCGGCGCAGCTCTTCGCGGCGGACGGGGACCGGGTGCTGCTGCTCGGACGACGGCCGCAGGTGCTGGACCGGGCCGGGGTGCCCGGAGCGCTCACCCACGCCGCAGATCTGAGTGATCCGGACCATGTGCGCGCAGTCGCCCGGTTCGTCGGGGCGGAGTTCGGCACAGTGGACGTGCTGGTCCACAGTGCCGGGGGCGCCGGGCATCTGGAGCCGCCGGGCGACAGCGACGATCCGCTCGACCGGGTCGCGTACCACTGGACGGTCAACTTCCGGAACAACACCCTCAGCGCGGCCCTGCTCACCGAGGCCCTGAAGGACCGGCTCGCCGCGCCGGGCGGGCGGGTGCTGTTCGTCAGCTCGATCGCCGCCTTCCGGGGATCGGGCAGCGGGGCGTACGGCGGCGCCAAGGCCGCGCTGCACCCCTATGCCCGCGATCTCGCGCGGGAGCTGGGGCCGCGGGGCGTCACCGCGAACGTCGTGGCCCCCGGGTACGTCGAGGACACCGAGTTCTTCGGCGAAGCCATCGAACCGGCGCGGCGCGAGCGGCTCGTCGGGGAGACCTTCACCGGGCGGGCCGGGACGCCCGGGGACATCGCCGCCACACTGCACTGGCTGGCGTCCCCGGGCGCCGGACACGTCACCTCGCAGGTCGTTCAGGTGAACGGGGGCGCCGAGCGGGGGAACTGA
- a CDS encoding GNAT family N-acetyltransferase, protein MTGTPAYTVRVAEDLADREACFAVRKEVFVGEQGVPEDLEYDEHDAGAVHLLAVREDGAALGTGRLLYGEAAAARTGGDLSVGSLGRLAVTREARGLGVGVALVRAVEEAARARGLTAVDLHAQTQALGFYERLGYTAYGPEDLEAGIAHRSMRRPL, encoded by the coding sequence ATGACCGGCACGCCCGCGTACACGGTGCGCGTCGCCGAGGACCTCGCCGACCGGGAGGCGTGCTTCGCGGTGCGCAAGGAGGTCTTCGTCGGCGAACAGGGCGTCCCCGAGGACCTGGAGTACGACGAGCACGACGCAGGCGCCGTGCACCTGCTCGCGGTCCGCGAGGACGGGGCCGCGCTCGGGACCGGGCGGCTGCTGTACGGCGAGGCGGCCGCGGCCAGGACCGGCGGGGACCTCTCGGTGGGCTCGCTCGGACGGCTCGCCGTGACGCGCGAGGCGCGCGGGCTGGGCGTCGGGGTCGCGCTGGTGCGGGCCGTCGAGGAGGCGGCACGCGCGCGGGGGCTCACGGCCGTGGACCTGCACGCACAGACGCAGGCGCTGGGTTTCTACGAGCGGCTGGGGTACACGGCCTACGGGCCGGAGGACCTGGAGGCGGGCATAGCCCACCGGTCCATGCGGCGTCCGCTGTAG
- a CDS encoding RluA family pseudouridine synthase, with product MSTIPEIRTLPVPDGLEGERVDAAISRMFGFSRTKAAELAAAGKVTVDGSVVGKSERVSGGAWLEVEMPQAPAPVQIVAEPVEGMEIVHDDDDVVVIVKPVGVAAHPSPGWSGPTVIGGLAAAGYRISTSGAAERQGIVHRLDVGTSGLMVVAKSERAYTSLKRQFKERTVDKRYHTLVQGHPDPTSGTIDAPIGRHPQHDYKWAVTAEGKPSVTHYDLIEAFRAASLLDVKLETGRTHQIRVHMAAHRHPCVGDLTYGADPTLSKRLHLTRQWLHAVRLGFEHPGDGQWAEFASDYPEDLQKALDQVREETYG from the coding sequence GTGAGCACGATTCCCGAGATCCGTACCCTGCCCGTGCCGGACGGCCTGGAGGGCGAGCGCGTCGACGCCGCCATCTCCCGCATGTTCGGCTTCTCCCGTACGAAGGCCGCCGAGCTGGCCGCGGCGGGGAAGGTCACGGTCGACGGCTCGGTGGTCGGCAAGTCCGAGCGGGTCAGCGGCGGGGCCTGGCTCGAGGTCGAGATGCCGCAGGCCCCGGCGCCCGTGCAGATCGTCGCCGAGCCCGTCGAAGGCATGGAGATCGTGCACGACGACGACGACGTGGTCGTGATCGTCAAGCCCGTCGGCGTGGCCGCGCACCCCTCGCCCGGCTGGAGCGGCCCCACCGTCATCGGCGGGCTGGCCGCGGCCGGCTACCGCATCTCCACCTCGGGCGCGGCCGAGCGCCAGGGCATCGTGCACCGGCTCGACGTCGGCACCTCCGGTCTGATGGTGGTCGCCAAGTCGGAGCGCGCCTACACCTCGCTCAAGCGCCAGTTCAAGGAGCGCACGGTCGACAAGCGCTACCACACGCTCGTCCAGGGCCACCCCGACCCGACCAGCGGCACGATCGACGCGCCCATCGGCCGCCATCCCCAGCACGACTACAAGTGGGCGGTCACCGCCGAGGGCAAGCCCTCCGTCACGCACTACGACCTGATCGAGGCCTTCCGCGCGGCCTCCCTGCTCGACGTGAAGCTGGAGACGGGCCGCACGCACCAGATCCGCGTGCACATGGCCGCCCACCGCCACCCCTGCGTCGGCGACCTGACGTACGGGGCCGACCCGACGCTCTCCAAGCGGCTGCACCTGACCCGGCAGTGGCTGCACGCCGTGCGGCTGGGCTTCGAGCACCCCGGCGACGGGCAGTGGGCCGAGTTCGCCAGCGACTACCCCGAGGACCTGCAGAAGGCCCTGGACCAGGTCCGCGAGGAGACCTACGGATGA
- the lspA gene encoding signal peptidase II gives MAEAERVIGTPDTPEAGSEPEQSSGPGGQESAGARPRGKRRIAVLFAVAAFAYALDLVSKMIVVAKLEHHAPIDIVGDWLRFEAIRNAGAAFGFGEAFTIIFTVIATAVIVVIARLARKLYSLPWAIALGLLLGGALGNLTDRIFRAPGVFEGAVVDFIAPKHFAVFNLADSAIVCGGILIVLLSFKGLDPDGTVHKD, from the coding sequence GTGGCAGAGGCGGAGCGCGTCATCGGTACGCCGGACACCCCAGAGGCGGGGTCCGAGCCGGAGCAGTCGTCCGGCCCGGGCGGGCAGGAGAGCGCCGGGGCGCGGCCCAGGGGCAAGCGCCGCATCGCCGTGCTCTTCGCCGTCGCCGCTTTCGCGTACGCACTCGACCTGGTCAGCAAGATGATCGTGGTCGCCAAGCTGGAGCACCACGCGCCGATCGACATCGTCGGGGACTGGCTGCGGTTCGAGGCCATCCGCAACGCGGGCGCGGCCTTCGGCTTCGGCGAGGCCTTCACCATCATCTTCACGGTGATCGCCACGGCGGTGATCGTGGTGATCGCCCGGCTCGCGCGCAAGCTGTACAGCCTGCCCTGGGCGATCGCGCTCGGACTGCTGCTGGGCGGCGCGCTGGGCAACCTCACCGACCGGATCTTCCGGGCGCCCGGCGTCTTCGAGGGCGCGGTCGTGGACTTCATCGCGCCGAAGCACTTCGCGGTCTTCAACCTCGCCGACTCGGCGATCGTGTGCGGCGGCATCCTGATCGTCCTGCTGTCCTTCAAGGGACTCGACCCGGACGGGACCGTCCACAAGGACTGA